Proteins from a single region of Primulina tabacum isolate GXHZ01 chromosome 5, ASM2559414v2, whole genome shotgun sequence:
- the LOC142546038 gene encoding AUGMIN subunit 1-like isoform X2, translated as MADLSLRKTAVEEKRAKVQSESKELLDYTRKAIARLTYLKRALSQLEDEIVPCEAQMEQWNTNVAIMDSKERQYLQQYSNYKAMLNRVGCSAEISHGVLVEMAEHRKELERKTKPILDTLRSYQDLPPDKALAALAIEDKKRQFAAAEKYLEDVLQSALASSD; from the exons ATGGCAGACCTATCGCTGAGAAAAACTGCCGTTGAAGAAAAGAGGGCTAAAGTGCAGTCAGAGTCTAAAGAACTTCTTGACTACACGCGAAAGGCTATAGCAAGACTAACTTATTTGAAACG AGCACTTTCACAATTAGAAGATGAGATAGTTCCCTGTGAAGCTCAGATGGAACAGTGGAACACAAATGTAGCTATCATGGACTCCAAAGAAAGGCAGTATTTGCAACAGTATTCTAACTATAAG GCAATGCTCAACCGTGTGGGCTGCAGCGCTGAGATTAGTCATGGAGTATTGGTTGAAATGGCAGAGCACCGGAAAGAACTGGAAAGGAAAACAAAACCGATACTCGACACTCTGAGAAGCTACCAGGATTTGCCTCCT GATAAGGCGTTGGCTGCATTGGCTATTGAGGATAAAAAGAGGCAGTTTGCTGCTGCAGAGAAATATCTCGAAGATGTATTACAGTCAGCTCTGGCTTCTTCGGACTGA
- the LOC142546038 gene encoding AUGMIN subunit 1-like isoform X1: MSKSVGRPDAPSSIIGSESSKNGGNTGFDVSRIAEVKAWLVSQFDVVGKDVPDFEYTPRSITHLHNIATRSQAKTQAATIVANDFRQKAAEYRSQALRIREILEQMGLVQESLPSNVVSSSQILANVSNLLNIRDTELSSFLVAMADLSLRKTAVEEKRAKVQSESKELLDYTRKAIARLTYLKRALSQLEDEIVPCEAQMEQWNTNVAIMDSKERQYLQQYSNYKAMLNRVGCSAEISHGVLVEMAEHRKELERKTKPILDTLRSYQDLPPDKALAALAIEDKKRQFAAAEKYLEDVLQSALASSD, encoded by the exons ATGAGCAAAAGTGTGGGGAGACCCGATGCTCCTTCTTCAATAATTGGATCGGAATCATCAAAGAACGGTGGTAACACTGGTTTTGATGTTAGTCGAATTGCTGAAGTGAAAGCATGGCTTGTTTCTCAGTTTGATGTAGTCGGGAAAGATGTGCCGGATTTCGAGTACACTCCTCGAAGCATTACCCACTTACACAATATCGCCACCCGCTCTCAAGCTAAAACACAGGCTGCCACCATTGTTGCTAATGACTTTCGTCAAAAAGCAGCGGAGTATCGCTCCCAAG CTCTGAGGATAAGAGAGATATTGGAGCAAATGGGGCTGGTGCAAGAGAGTTTGCCATCAAATGTTGTCTCATCCTCGCAAATACTTGCCAATGTGTCAAATCTATTAAATATTAGGGATACCGAACTAAGTAG TTTTCTTGTAGCTATGGCAGACCTATCGCTGAGAAAAACTGCCGTTGAAGAAAAGAGGGCTAAAGTGCAGTCAGAGTCTAAAGAACTTCTTGACTACACGCGAAAGGCTATAGCAAGACTAACTTATTTGAAACG AGCACTTTCACAATTAGAAGATGAGATAGTTCCCTGTGAAGCTCAGATGGAACAGTGGAACACAAATGTAGCTATCATGGACTCCAAAGAAAGGCAGTATTTGCAACAGTATTCTAACTATAAG GCAATGCTCAACCGTGTGGGCTGCAGCGCTGAGATTAGTCATGGAGTATTGGTTGAAATGGCAGAGCACCGGAAAGAACTGGAAAGGAAAACAAAACCGATACTCGACACTCTGAGAAGCTACCAGGATTTGCCTCCT GATAAGGCGTTGGCTGCATTGGCTATTGAGGATAAAAAGAGGCAGTTTGCTGCTGCAGAGAAATATCTCGAAGATGTATTACAGTCAGCTCTGGCTTCTTCGGACTGA
- the LOC142547836 gene encoding uncharacterized protein LOC142547836, protein MARVIFWRETRSQSARPFIPNWRQRASNKLPRFIRSSTISRAVAHFPQSELLSPPWISRHLRQLVLYVLFCFVGSNTMKVLRSRDTYSAVGAKTLEPMAVKNGLIEPRTPLKTLDFVTRLSNTTTPISGSPDFTSGSPGLESGAGTVMYLDGGNVRRRSARLAKNPGMLKCSKVTGVVNGKRKKDEFEVVGNSSSDEFDARNLERNVLDLELGVEKAVGLPDSSMTGLCLQNLDDGVDDIVIHKEEANIVGGVPKLRSGNNVSAVPKLRSGNNVSGAQVETENSQKRQKKFCVDMEILGLELSGKDEVGEQFLTLRSGKNVVKREIKTDTCAGNLLEGTNSDIESEIELSHNIVKTRSRAGMKEVDDEGCIERKFTRANKGKGKAGRETSVIGGSLSLNLKVDIRVGLTNGASKSDGSSLPKSSDSDDVNEDKTAIRTETVMKTRGRESKAEKGKMKLKDSNSVCDDISISNLQMENVQESSFSDTIHNEENAAAQDGSQGRENDVGPSDGRQFYRERFRNIARRIASRFAHFSSHEEIGNHSNDAERRQIPLPEADSGTDDWPGPFSTAMKIIKDRRTKKKEGQHVTSTDKSESAELTWVPRKLENFIYQKKWAPSLQDLCLPILAKNADAITSLECVPDVLRHKICWFLCDHRQMDSHFLELLVRESPTEICIKDCSWLSEELLIKIFESFNTSKLMVLQLDHCGVCMPDYALPATLAHSPNSLPALTSISLKGAYRLSDAGLSSLVSSGPSLKSIDLSQCPLVTSEGICCLSKSLRLVLRELYIDHCQGVDAMVSLPGLLELETLEVLSVAGIHTVCDEFVCEVVSVHGCRMKHVGLADCIELTDYSLEVIGNTCAGLRSIDLSNLCKLTDVAIGHLANGCKEVQMLRFCRNAFSDEAIAAYIDIRGAFLKDLSLNNIIKVSNNTALSISRNCKNLLSLDLSWCRNMTNEALGLIVDSCSSLEVLKLFGCTQVTNVFIEGHSNPKVELIGLKMTPIFEHIRVPDFLQGPLRY, encoded by the exons ATGGCCCGTGTTATCTTTTGGCGGGAAACACGAAGCCAGAGTGCCAGACCATTTATCCCTAACTGGAGACAAAGAGCGTCGAACAAGCTTCCCCGTTTTATACGCTCTTCCACCATTTCACGAGCAGTTGCACACTTCCCGCAGTCCGAGCTGCTTTCGCCGCCGTGGATTTCTCGCCACCTTCGACAACTT GTATTGTACGTTTTGTTTTGCTTCGTGGGATCGAATACGATGAAGGTGTTGAGATCCCGGGATACTTATTCTGCAGTCGGTGCTAAAACGTTAGAGCCAATGGCTGTGAAAAATGGGTTGATTGAACCGAGAACCCCACTGAAAACTTTAGATTTCGTTACGCGGTTATCAAACACCACGACACCTATCTCGGGTTCACCGGATTTTACATCTGGGTCCCCGGGTTTGGAGTCTGGGGCTGGCACTGTTATGTATTTGGACGGTGGAAATGTAAGGAGGAGAAGTGCTCGTTTGGCGAAAAATCCGGGCATGCTTAAATGCTCGAAAGTCACTGGGGTTGTGAACGGGAAAAGGAAGAAAGATGAGTTTGAAGTTGTGGGGAATTCTTCGAGTGATGAATTTGATGCAAGGAATTTGGAAAGGAACGTTCTGGATCTTGAACTTGGGGTTGAGAAGGCAGTTGGGCTTCCTGATTCTAGCATGACGGGATTATGTTTGCAGAATTTGGATGATGGGGTGGATGATATAGTCATACATAAAGAGGAAGCCAATATTGTTGGAGGTGTTCCCAAGTTAAGATCGGGTAATAATGTAAGCGCTGTTCCCAAGTTAAGATCGGGTAATAATGTAAGCGGTGCGCAAGTGGAGACTGAGAATAGCCAGAAACGACAGAAGAAATTTTGTGTGGATATGGAAATATTGGGTTTAGAATTGAGTGGGAAGGATGAGGTGGGGGAGCAATTCTTGACCTTAAGGTCAGGGAAGAATGTTGTGAAAAGAGAAATAAAAACTGATACTTGTGCTGGTAATCTGCTGGAAGGAACAAATAGTGATATAGAAAGTGAGATTGAATTAAGTCATAATATTGTGAAGACTAGGTCAAGGGCCGGCATGAAAGAAGTTGATGATGAGGGATGCATTGAGCGGAAATTTACTAGAGCAAATAAAGGTAAGGGGAAAGCTGGTAGGGAAACTTCAGTGATTGGTGGTTCTTTGTCGCTGAATTTAAAAGTAGATATTAGAGTAGGATTAACGAATGGTGCTTCAAAATCTGATGGTTCCTCTTTACCTAAAAGCTCAGATTCAGATGATGTAAATGAAGACAAAACTGCCATTAGAACTGAAACTGTTATGAAGACTCGAGGGAGAGAGAGCAAAGCGGAAAAAGGGAAAATGAAGTTGAAAGACAGTAATTCTGTCTGTGATGACATTAGCATCTCAAATCTTCAGATGGAAAATGTACAGGAGAGTAGCTTTTCTGACACAATCCATAATGAAGAAAATGCAGCTGCGCAGGATGGATCACAGGGAAGGGAAAATGATGTTGGTCCGAGTGATGGAAGACAATTTTACCGGGAACGCTTTCGAAATATTGCTAGACGAATTGCATCTAGGTTCGCTCATTTCTCTTCTCATGAGGAAATAGGGAACCATTCTAATGATGCTGAGAGAAGACAAATTCCGCTGCCAGAAGCAGATAGTGGAACAGATGATTGGCCTGGTCCTTTTTCAACTGCCATGAAAATCATTAAGGACCGCAGAACGAAAAAGAAAGAAGGGCAGCATGTAACCTCAACTGATAAAAGTGAATCTGCAGAACTGACATGGGTTCCTAGAAAACTGGAAAATTTTATATACCAGAAAAAATGGGCACCCTCATTACAAGATTTATGCTTGCCAATTCTTGCTAAAAATGCAGATGCAATCACTTCGCTCGAATGTGTTCCAGATGTGTTGCGGCACAAGATCTGTTGGTTTCTTTGTGACCATCGGCAAATGGACAGtcattttcttgaattgctCGTGCGTGAATCACCTACAGAGATATGTATAAAAGATTGTTCATGGTTATCTGAGGAACTATTAATCAAGATATTTGAAAGTTTCAATACAAGCAAGCTGATG GTGCTACAATTGGATCACTGCGGAGTATGTATGCCCGACTATGCTTTGCCTGCTACTTTGGCCCATTCACCCAATAGCCTTCCTGCTCTGACTTCCATATCCTTGAAAGGTGCATATCGTCTCTCTGATGCTGGACTGAGCTCTCTTGTCTCGTCTGGGCCTTCTCTCAAATCCATCGACCTCAGCCAGTGTCCCTTGGTTACTTCCGAGGGAATATGCTGTTTGTCAAAGTCACTGAGATTAGTTTTGAGGGAACTATACATTGATCATTGTCAAGGAGTAGATGCTATGGTTAGCCTCCCTGGACTTTTAGAGCTCGAAACTTTGGAGGTTTTATCAGTAGCAGGAATCCATACTGTTTGCGATGAATTTGTCTGTGAAGTTGTCTCCGTACATGGTTGCCGGATGAAGCATGTTGGTTTAGCAGATTGCAT AGAATTGACTGATTACTCTTTGGAAGTCATTGGCAATACTTGCGCTGGATTACGTTCTATAGACCTGAGTAATTTGTGCAAGCTGACAGATGTTGCCATAGGCCACCTGGCAAATGGCTGCAAAGAAGTTCAGATGCTGAGATTTTGCCGCAATGCATTCAG TGATGAAGCTATTGCTGCATACATTGATATCCGTGGGGCGTTTCTGAAAGACCTGTCCCTTAACAATATTATCAAG GTTTCCAACAATACTGCTCTATCGATTTCCAGAAATTGCAAGAATTTATTGAGTTTGGATTTATCTTGGTGTCGCAATATGACCAACGAAGCACTAGGATTGATCGTGGATAGTTGCTCCTCGCTTGAAGTACTCAAATTGTTTGGCTGTACACAG GTAACAAATGTGTTTATCGAGGGCCATTCAAACCCAAAGGTAGAACTCATTGGACTGAAGATGACGCCAATTTTCGAACATATACGTGTGCCTGATTTCCTACAAGGACCATTGCGTTATTGA
- the LOC142546039 gene encoding homeobox protein knotted-1-like LET12 isoform X1, whose protein sequence is MAFQDHHHHLSPQEMPLDYSDPHHSAAVFRSILPVHHQSPEEKPPPAASTWLHHPHQWLTNQSQRSPLDKSDHCLESGEGDNSNSNSHGSSANWEREKCKADILGHPLFEQLLSAHVACLRIATPVDQLPRIDAQLVQSQQVVAKYSVLGHGQRPLDDKELDHFMTHYVLLLSSFKEQLQQHVRVHAMEAVMACWELEQSLQSLTGVAPCEGTGATMSDDDEDQVDSETNLFDESLDGPDNMGFGPLVPTESERSLMERVIFELKHDLKQGYKDKIVDIREEILRKRRAGKLPGDTTSVLKAWWQSHSKWPYPTEEDKARLVQETGLQLKQINNWFINQRKRNWHSNSSSSNSQKSKRKSGAGDK, encoded by the exons ATGGCGTTCCAGGACCACCACCACCATCTTTCCCCCCAAGAAATGCCCCTCGACTACTCCGACCCCCACCACTCCGCCGCCGTCTTTCGCTCCATCCTCCCCGTCCATCACCAGTCCCCGGAAGAGAAACCGCCGCCCGCCGCGAGCACCTGGCTGCACCACCCTCACCAGTGGCTCACCAACCAGAGTCAACGCAGCCCACTGGACAAAAGCGATCACTGCCTGGAAAGCGGGGAGGGAGACAACAGCAACAGCAACAGCCACGGGAGCAGTGCGAACTGGGAGAGAGAGAAGTGCAAGGCGGACATCCTCGGCCACCCGTTGTTCGAGCAGCTGCTGTCGGCCCACGTGGCGTGCCTGCGTATAGCTACGCCGGTGGACCAGCTGCCCAGGATTGACGCTCAGCTTGTTCAATCGCAGCAAGTGGTGGCTAAGTATTCCGTGCTGGGACATGGTCAACGGCCCCTCGATGATAAAGAACTCGACCACTTTATG ACCCACTATGTTTTATTGCTCTCTTCCTTTAAAGAACAACTTCAACAACATGTCCGTGTTCATGCAATGGAAGCAGTCATGGCCTGTTGGGAGCTGGAACAATCATTGCAAAGCTTGACAG GGGTGGCACCATGTGAAGGTACAGGGGCAACCATGTCCGATGATGATGAAGACCAGGTCGATAGCGAAACTAACTTGTTTGATGAGAGTCTAGATGGACCGGACAACATGGGATTTGGTCCATTAGTGCCCACTGAAAGTGAGAGATCCTTGATGGAACGCGTTATATTTGAATTGAAACATGATCTTAAACAG GGTTACAAGGACAAGATTGTGGACATCAGAGAAGAAATATTACGAAAAAGACGAGCAGGAAAACTGCCTGGTGATACTACTTCGGTCTTGAAAGCTTGGTGGCAGTCACATTCTAAGTGGCCTTATCCAACA GAGGAAGACAAGGCACGTCTGGTTCAAGAAACTGGCTTGCAACTGAAGCAGATAAACAATTGGTTCATCAACCAAAGGAAGAGGAATTGGCACAGCAATTCTTCATCTTCAAATTCCCAGAAAAGCAAGCGCAAGAG TGGTGCAGGTGATAAATGA
- the LOC142546039 gene encoding homeobox protein knotted-1-like LET12 isoform X2 — protein sequence MAFQDHHHHLSPQEMPLDYSDPHHSAAVFRSILPVHHQSPEEKPPPAASTWLHHPHQWLTNQSQRSPLDKSDHCLESGEGDNSNSNSHGSSANWEREKCKADILGHPLFEQLLSAHVACLRIATPVDQLPRIDAQLVQSQQVVAKYSVLGHGQRPLDDKELDHFMTHYVLLLSSFKEQLQQHVRVHAMEAVMACWELEQSLQSLTGVAPCEGTGATMSDDDEDQVDSETNLFDESLDGPDNMGFGPLVPTESERSLMERVIFELKHDLKQGYKDKIVDIREEILRKRRAGKLPGDTTSVLKAWWQSHSKWPYPTEEDKARLVQETGLQLKQINNWFINQRKRNWHSNSSSSNSQKSKRKR from the exons ATGGCGTTCCAGGACCACCACCACCATCTTTCCCCCCAAGAAATGCCCCTCGACTACTCCGACCCCCACCACTCCGCCGCCGTCTTTCGCTCCATCCTCCCCGTCCATCACCAGTCCCCGGAAGAGAAACCGCCGCCCGCCGCGAGCACCTGGCTGCACCACCCTCACCAGTGGCTCACCAACCAGAGTCAACGCAGCCCACTGGACAAAAGCGATCACTGCCTGGAAAGCGGGGAGGGAGACAACAGCAACAGCAACAGCCACGGGAGCAGTGCGAACTGGGAGAGAGAGAAGTGCAAGGCGGACATCCTCGGCCACCCGTTGTTCGAGCAGCTGCTGTCGGCCCACGTGGCGTGCCTGCGTATAGCTACGCCGGTGGACCAGCTGCCCAGGATTGACGCTCAGCTTGTTCAATCGCAGCAAGTGGTGGCTAAGTATTCCGTGCTGGGACATGGTCAACGGCCCCTCGATGATAAAGAACTCGACCACTTTATG ACCCACTATGTTTTATTGCTCTCTTCCTTTAAAGAACAACTTCAACAACATGTCCGTGTTCATGCAATGGAAGCAGTCATGGCCTGTTGGGAGCTGGAACAATCATTGCAAAGCTTGACAG GGGTGGCACCATGTGAAGGTACAGGGGCAACCATGTCCGATGATGATGAAGACCAGGTCGATAGCGAAACTAACTTGTTTGATGAGAGTCTAGATGGACCGGACAACATGGGATTTGGTCCATTAGTGCCCACTGAAAGTGAGAGATCCTTGATGGAACGCGTTATATTTGAATTGAAACATGATCTTAAACAG GGTTACAAGGACAAGATTGTGGACATCAGAGAAGAAATATTACGAAAAAGACGAGCAGGAAAACTGCCTGGTGATACTACTTCGGTCTTGAAAGCTTGGTGGCAGTCACATTCTAAGTGGCCTTATCCAACA GAGGAAGACAAGGCACGTCTGGTTCAAGAAACTGGCTTGCAACTGAAGCAGATAAACAATTGGTTCATCAACCAAAGGAAGAGGAATTGGCACAGCAATTCTTCATCTTCAAATTCCCAGAAAAGCAAGCGCAAGAG GTGA
- the LOC142546040 gene encoding uncharacterized protein LOC142546040 — translation MQLSSTHFIRIIELCIVSMSSSKSEKYPWPSTVNAANFVSVKLCLNKDNKKRGINDYKIWKRQMICLFESQDLLGFIDGQIPAPEDSMDEQKLWRRTDQLVTGWILGSITGTDVLDAVVGLKSSMEVWLELEKLFKSDNNEIQSDMEKDEDESESSSSSSSEEENAATGKDLSRYLPLYRAALRGDWKEGKKILDKDKNAITAIVNGYSETTLHVAVETGKSNYFVKKLLEYPIPDETILAKSSSGDTALHFAAMAGNKEAAIMLVSKNPDLLYIANNKNRLPIHLAARNSQKDTLMYLISVSKKDAGNSPFVGKFGAQLLTIAITSEFMDVASYLVKKYPELAALSDEDDDYALKVIAGMKSVFPSGQTFSWWQNWIYSCVPLTSSSMEKITTDIENPCYDDQVQKKFDWFQIISFVVPGAKSLKKKKLMHQQTLELVKCLCKALESSPNASRVYESAVVKAARKGIHEVVEVIIEMFPTAIFADEPKTGCTIFHVAARERVDNVFNLIYHMNERKHYFYDSTDSSDNNFMHTCGEIAPSHKLNLVSGAALQMQRELQWFKEMEKFVNPSRRTWENNEHKTPQMLFTEKHHELKSEGEKWMKDTASSCTIAAALITTVVFAAAFTVPGGLHSDSGVPVFVKEPSFIVFAISNSVSMFTSTTSLLMFLSILTSRYAEQDFLNVLPKRLCIGLLTLFTSITFMMVAFSAAIFVTFKDKSSLFVIPMAALACLPVGSFVLLQFPLLITLMYSTYGPGIFQKKSDRTLY, via the exons ATGCAATTATCTTCCACACACTTCATTCGAATAATTGAACTCTGCATCGTTTCAATGTCTTCCTCAAAATCAGAAAAATATCCATGGCCGTCAACTGTTAATGCTGCGAACTTTGTATCAGTGAAGTTATGTCTTAACAAAGACAATAAGAAAAGAGGCATTAATGATTACAAGATCTGGAAGAGACAGATGATCTGTCTGTTCGAGAGCCAAGATTTGCTGGGCTTCATCGACGGCCAGATTCCGGCCCCAGAAGATTCCATGGATGAGCAGAAACTTTGGAGAAGAACCGACCAGCTTGTCACCGGATGGATTTTGGGTTCCATTACTGGGACCGATGTGCTTGATGCTGTGGTGGGATTGAAGAGTTCCATGGAAGTTTGGTTAGAACTAGAAAAACTtttcaaatcagataataaTGAAATTCAAAGTGATATGGAGAAAGATGAAGATGAATCTGAGTCATCTTCCAGTTCTAGTTCGGAAGAGGAAAATGCAGCTACAG gTAAGGATTTGAGCCGTTACTTGCCGTTGTATAGAGCAGCATTAAGAGGTGATTGGAAGGAAGGCAAGAAGATTCTGGACAAAGATAAAAATGCAATCACAGCCATCGTCAATGGATACTCTGAGACAACTCTGCACGTAGCTGTGGAGACTGGAAAATCAAATTATTTCGTAAAAAAGTTGTTAGAGTACCCGATTCCAGATGAAACAATCCTCGCAAAAAGTAGTTCGGGGGACACTGCTCTACATTTTGCTGCTATGGCCGGAAACAAGGAAGCTGCGATAATGTTGGTGAGCAAAAACCCCGACTTGCTATATATCGCCAATAATAAGAATAGGTTACCTATACATTTGGCGGCGAGGAATAGCCAAAAGGATACGCTTATGTATCTCATATCCGTCTCCAAGAAAGATGCGGGTAACAGCCCATTTGTGGGGAAGTTCGGGGCTCAGCTGCTGACCATTGCAATCACTTCTGAATTTATGG ATGTGGCATCGTACTTGGTTAAGAAATACCCGGAGTTGGCTGCATTAAGCGATGAGGATGACGATTATGCATTGAAAGTGATAGCAGGAATGAAATCCGTGTTTCCAAGCGGACAGACTTTCAGTTGGTGGCAAAACTGGATATACTCTT GTGTTCCCTTGACATCGTCGAGCATGGAAAAAATTACGACCGACATTGAGAATCCATGTTATGATGATCAAGTGCAAAAGAAATTTGATTGGTTCCAGATAATTTCTTTTGTGG TTCCCGGAGCGAAGAGCTTgaagaaaaagaaattaatGCACCAACAAACACTTGAACTCGTCAAATGCTTGTGCAAAGCACTGGAATCTTCGCCTAATGCTTCACGTGTCTATGAAAGTGCTGTAGTTAAGGCTGCAAGGAAAGGCATACATGAGGTTGTGGAGGTGATCATAGAGATGTTTCCCACTGCTATTTTTGCTGACGAACCAAAAACTGGATGCACCATTTTTCACGTTGCTGCGAGAGAACGCGTTGACAATGTTTTCAATCTCATTTATCACATGAATGAGCGAAAACACTATTTTTACGACTCAACCGACTCTTCGGATAACAACTTTATGCACACGTGTGGAGAAATAGCCCCTTCTCACAAACTCAATCTAGTCTCTGGTGCAGCTTTACAGATGCAACGTGAACTACAATGGTTCAAG GAAATGGAAAAGTTCGTTAACCCTTCTCGTAGGACATGGGAAAACAATGAGCACAAAACTCCTCAGATGTTGTTTACCGAGAAGCACCACGAGTTGAAATCTGAAGGTGAGAAATGGATGAAAGACACTGCCAGCTCATGTACCATTGCTGCCGCATTGATTACTACAGTCGTATTTGCTGCAGCTTTCACAGTTCCAGGAGGTCTTCATAGCGACTCCGGAGTACCGGTTTTCGTAAAAGAACCTTCATTCATTGTATTCGCCATTTCAAACTCCGTTTCCATGTTCACATCCACCACCTCCTTGCTTATGTTCCTATCGATCCTAACTTCCCGTTATGCAGAACAAGATTTTCTAAATGTTCTACCTAAGAGATTATGCATTGGACTGCTTACCCTTTTCACTTCCATTACGTTCATGATGGTTGCCTTTAGTGCAGCTATATTCGTTACATTTAAAGACAAATCTAGTTTGTTTGTCATACCAATGGCTGCATTGGCTTGCTTGCCAGTGGGGTCATTCGTATTATTGCAATTCCCCCTTCTTATCACTTTGATGTATTCCACATATGGGCCAGGCATTTTCCAAAAAAAGAGTGACCGAACATTGTATTAA